In one Pungitius pungitius chromosome 13, fPunPun2.1, whole genome shotgun sequence genomic region, the following are encoded:
- the tet1 gene encoding methylcytosine dioxygenase TET3, whose translation MPATTKRTRRQTPAQRKNGQKGITTKRQTCNSNKPRGRATERPKKTPAEPKRSTSRVQAQSAQSPRGRRASGPASKVSGRADRTANVTGSARLRRPSNLPDHSGESQEPPGRRKSLRGTQVSVTPCQPPKPCRGRRNSRRVAGRRAPSQQGKKRNKPSSIGDSTPEEESVNTDTCDAKEILPVSLKNDSEVPSRIKDQGLGVNAREGSPHEADRPPCKDNLQDCDGTETQGDKNTLSPGSKGDLRCVIGVCGDGDGQQNLCSDRSKDCPSVLTRAGSPEAQGGCEGEDASSVLGNKPDRPSGDGKQDDGGCAVRQGEDNRVDLKENRTDERAMVIADRKEKENLERAESYGNEEPVEGQKETVDEMQELAESLCHFKTGENKKETDLYIDTADSQPSAAASEPPDPPQSNQGLTAHSESPQRGKSVSNTATSNPTEAPSSSEALEPGFLMQPTLHGAKSQLPGSPVVDEPALVVQTVLVKRNTPVIFRSDSLKPGCLKYSSRLQSATIHPPPGEERAETQSKDGESNREPLGRQRQEDTPPVPPSSVDALAAETRPNLGGDGVVVAEAESLPKISIPSLDSSFTFSCSSESTRSSLSFDTESEAGYGESGPCLPPGSFGPEGAFPPSWTGPRPHRKEKKKRSRCGTCEPCQRKVSCGQCSCCLNRSTGHQICKLRKCVELRRRRTSLLLALSAPPVVPESGSVNGKVKAQMDDTHTAVEEDDGEEGHIPHTQAPTITRPLPHDPAKDQGVRLAIVKRELGLDFTSGALHQHMCSPLTFQNGAAENPTKPNGANLTTGSHSDLKSAYKRTIASEPQRSIIAAFSRDCPENGPKTPPDGTSVPLKKIKLEEPWMWITEQATAQLSDEDEVCEDPLSTLAAVGCLSVTERKGLEEKLFSSRSSILCSVKTEPPDLYFIKKEPEDLKNDLCHKSSPVSLQRTPLPLKNDLPPRVLQQSVQSLAERRNLSFDQAIAIEALTQLAAVPQSTPGCIKVESKCEHPISTAAPFSTYITNTSLQEAKPTAAILYNKVSVISSPRHQTSVIRPPVARQGNVIQRAQGSSSDTKLSLQDLLEASSNSDKESSRRTETGLSPSAIKSECSHKYPSDMKFDRDHERLFGEDRDRVLGKARRNREEEEVAAQLADLAFIIQSRHNQQSENNPPKGTPVSAIKYNYNSQLPPSQKKTPAKKARATPAKPRKKKSDGPNEGIRTPLSKRTPNGEAAQRSRGQKVQPQGKSGLHPKRSLFLPQAQIDLKRYLSEAQEERRPLTHPGEAHGAALLGPQNHSTLTGADHAVGHEHHPWSLSNGHAAGQGQGCARHLLTQVAHPFGADPNTRPPDTALPGHTNGFSRAQQSPPPSQQGYYKLERTGPVTVLSTATDGDLGRSAESTPVKNGVNGFLESPMSFMDTPIKNLLNTPSKKLADLPSCQCVDQIIEKEEGPYYTHLGAGPNVPAVREMMENRYGAKGNAVRVEVVIYTGKEGRSSQGCPIAKWVVRRGSEQEKLLCLVRRRPGHHCDTAVLVILILAWEGIPRPVADNLYQELTQTLFKRGSPTSRRCALNEDRTCACQGLDQDTCGASFSFGCSWSMYFNGCKFARSKVPRKFRLHGDYREEEEKIEGNLQSLATDLAPLYKRLAPEAFQNQVENEAAGADCRLGVREGRPFSGVTACVDFCAHAHKDTHNMNNGSTVVCTLTKEDNRAVRNIPEDEQLHVLPLYKIADRDEFGQVEGQWAKIRSGALQVLSAFPREVRLLAEPVKSARRIRQEARLKAQADKLEKKLGLTPLTPGKVKKETPKKEPQGLYGSYRLPPRPASTGQYPAEGNPTSTYNQSTSNYPTLGAEVTPQKKVTTPNHHGRPDFQSGQNGSALNYKTVSGGMDGYSPTSGDQRARIPPHDALTDYPHTFKTEPHEVHCSPLLRPSPGGSAPPPHTSFSPRPTSEGLFSRLNGIHRPTEGAAPEVGGRGFPPLSSLHLPPHSPSLEPEEVKQEEVWSDSEHNFLDRNIGGVAVAPSHGSVLIECARRELHATTPILRPNRSHPTRISLVFYQHKSLNEPGHGMAMWDAKMAKREREREEEAERLRMEECMGKCVGNTELQSEAGEEAEGTRRVMNVPTRQARTLQRDGVVTVSPYALTQVTGPYNRWT comes from the exons ATGCCTGCTACTACCAAGCGCACCAGGAGACAGACACCTGCTCAGAGAAAAAATGGCCAGAAGGGGATCACCACCAAGAGGCAAACCTGTAACTCCAACAAACCCAGGGGAAGAGCCACTGAGAGGCCCAAGAAAACACCTGCAGAACCCAAAAGGTCAACATCCAGGGTCCAGGCCCAGTCAGCCCAAAGCCCCCGTGGGAGACGGGCTAGTGGGCCCGCTAGTAAAGTCTCCGGGAGGGCCGACCGTACCGCAAATGTAACGGGATCTGCGAGGCTTAGGCGGCCGAGCAATCTGCCCGACCACTCTGGCGAGTCACAGGAGCCCCCGGGGCGAAGGAAGTCCCTGCGTGGCACACAGGTGTCTGTTACTCCCTGCCAGCCTCCTAAACCGTGCAGGGGGAGGAGAAACAGCAGGAGGGTCGCGGGTAGACGAGCGCCGTCACAGCAAggcaaaaagagaaacaagccCTCGAGCATCGGTGACTCAACTCCCGAGGAGGAAAGTGTGAATACCGACACCTGTGATGCAAAAGAAATACTCCCAGTCTCTCTAAAAAATGATTCTGAGGTTCCTTCGAGAATCAAAGACCAGGGTCTAGGAGTCAACGCCAGAGAGGGAAGCCCTCATGAAGCCGATCGGCCACCGTGTAAAGACAACCTGCAAGACTGTGACGGTACCGAAACCCAGGGAGACAAAAACACCCTCAGTCCCGGCAGCAAAGGTGACCTGAGGTGTGTGATTGGTGTGTGTGGCGATGGGGATGGACAGCAAAACCTCTGCAGTGACAGAAGTAAAGACTGTCCCTCCGTGCTAACGAGGGCCGGTTCACCGGAGGCGCAGGGCGGCTGCGAGGGTGAAGACGCTTCATCTGTCCTTGGAAATAAGCCAGATCGTCCCTCCGGCGACGGAAAGCAAGATGATGGTGGGTGTGCTGTCCGTCAAGGGGAAGATAACAGAGTGGATCTAAAAGAAAATAGGACAGATGAAAGAGCGATGGTCATCGCTgacaggaaagaaaaggaaaatcttGAGAGAGCAGAGAGTTATGGGAATGAGGAACCAGTTGAGGGACAGAAGGAGACTGTGGATGAGATGCAGGAGCTCGCTGAAAGTCTGTGTCATTTTAAgacaggagaaaacaaaaaggagactGATTTATACATCGATACTGCTGACTCCCAACCCAGCGCTGCAGCTTCTGAACCTCCAGATCCTCCTCAATCCAACCAGGGACTAACAGCACACTCAGAATCACCTCAGCGTGGGAAGTCTGTCTCCAACACAGCTACCTCAAATCCCACCGAAGCGCCCTCCTCCTCAGAGGCACTTGAGCCGGGGTTTCTGATGCAACCGACCCTTCATGGTGCTAAATCTCAACTACCAGGCTCCCCGGTGGTCGACGAACCCGCCCTGGTGGTCCAGACCGTGCTGGTGAAAAGAAATACGCCGGTTATTTTCCGCAGTGACTCCCTCAAACCCGGGTGCTTGAAGTATTCGAGCCGACTGCAAAGCGCCACGATCCACCCTCCTCCCGGGGAGGAACGAGCAGAGACGCAGTCCAAAGACGGCGAATCTAATCGAGAGCCTTTGGGGCGCCAGAGACAGGAGGACACGCCACCCGTCCCTCCCTCCAGCGTGGACGCCCTCGCGGCTGAGACCAGACCAAACCTCGGCGGAGACGGCGTTGTGGTTGCCGAGGCGGAATCGCTGCCAAAGATCTCGATCCCCTCCCTGGACAGCAGCTtcaccttctcctgcagctcgGAGAGCACTCGATCCTCCCTCTCTTTCGACACGGAGTCGGAGGCCGGGTATGGAGAGTCCGGCCCCTGTCTGCCACCCGGATCCTTTGGGCCAGAAGGGGCGTTCCCGCCCTCCTGGACCGGTCCCAGGCCCCataggaaggagaagaagaagcggagCAGGTGTGGGACATGTGAGCCGTGCCAGAGGAAGGTCAGCTGTGGCCAGTGCAGTTGCTGCCTCAACCGCAGTACGGGCCACCAGATCTGTAAGCTGAGGAAGTGcgtggagctgaggaggaggagaacgtcATTGCTGCTCGCTCTCTCTGCCCCACCG GTGGTTCCGGAAAGTGGGTCGGTAAATGGCAAAGTTAAAGCACAGATGGATGACACCCACACGGCAGTGGAGGAAGATGACGGGGAGGAAGGCCACATACCTCATACCCAAGCTCCCACCATTACCCGCCCGCTCCCCCACGACCCGGCCAAGGACCAAGGGGTGCGGCTGGCCATTGTGAAAAGAGAACTCGGACTGGATTTTACCAGCGGTGCACTTCACCAACACATGTGCTCCCCTCTGACTTTTCAGAACGGTGCCGCTGAGAATCCGACAAAACCCAACGGTGCTAATTTGACCACCGGGTCACATTCTGACCTGAAGTCGGCATATAAAAGAACGATTGCATCAGAGCCTCAAAGGAGTATAATCGCTGCATTCTCCAGAGACTGCCCTGAGAATGGACCCAAGACTCCTCCAGACGGCACGTCGGTTCCACTGAAGAAGATCAAACTGGAGGAGCCGTGGATGTGGATCACCGAACAGGCCACCGCACAGCtgagtgatgaagatgaggtcTGCGAAGACCCGTTGTCCACATTGGCGGCCGTGGGGTGTCTCTCTGTCACAGAAAGGAAGGGACTGGAGGAGAAACTTTTCAGCTCGCGTTCTTCCATTCTGTGCTCCGTCAAAACAGAACCACCAGATTTGTACTTTATCAAAAAAGAGCCTGAGGACTTAAAGAATGACTTGTGTCACAAAAGCTCGCCTGTTAGCCTCCAAAGGACTCCCCTGCCTTTAAAAAATGATCTTCCTCCACGTGTTTTGCAACAAAGCGTGCAGTCCTTGGCAGAGAGAAGAAATCTTAGTTTTGATCAGGCTATTGCTATTGAAGCCTTGACTCAACTGGCAGCTGTACCTCAGAGCACCCCGGGGTGCATTAAAGTTGAAAGTAAGTGTGAACATCCCATTTCCACTGCGGCCCCATTTTCAACTTACATTACAAATACAAGCCTGCAAGAAGCCAAACCCACAGCGGCCATCCTGTACAACAAAGTCTCAGTCATCAGCTCACCGCGTCACCAGACGTCAGTCATACGCCCCCCTGTGGCCAGACAAGGGAATGTCATCCAGCGCGCCCAGGGGTCAAGCTCTGACACAAAGCTGTCTCTGCAGGACCTCTTAGAAGCCAGCTCAAACAGTGATAAAGAGTccagcaggaggacagagacgGGCTTAAGTCCTAGCGCTATCAAGTCTGAATGCAGCCATAAATACCCCAGTGACATGAAGTTTGATAGAGATCATGAGCGCTTGTTTGGGGAGGACAGAGACAGGGTTCTTGGCAAGGCgaggagaaacagagaggaagaggaggtggccGCTCAGCTGGCCGACTTGGCCTTCATCATCCAGTCTCGACACAACCAGCAGTCGGAGAACAACCCTCCAAAAGGAACCCCTGTGTCGGCCATCAAGTACAACTACAACTCCCAGCTTCCCCCCAGTCAGAAAAAGACCCCCGCGAAAAAAGCAAGGGCAACGCCCGCCAAGCCcaggaagaagaaaagtgaCGGACCTAATGAGGGCATCAGGACCCCCCTCTCAAAACGCACACCAAATGGAGAGGCGGCCCAGAGGAGCAGAGGCCAGAAGGTCCAACCGCAGGGTAAATCCGGCCTGCACCCCAAGAGGAGCCTGTTTCTGCCCCAAGCTCAAATTGACCTGAAGAGATACTTGTCTGAGGCTCAGGAGGAAAGGAGACCGCTCACCCATCCCGGTGAGGCACACGGCGCGGCCCTCTTGGGACCGCAGAACCACAGCACCCTCACAGGCGCCGACCACGCTGTCGGTCACGAACACCATCCGTGGTCCCTTTCAAACGGCCACGCTGCCGGACAGGGGCAGGGATGTGCACGGCATTTGTTAACTCAGGTAGCGCATCCCTTCGGCGCCGACCCCAACACCCGCCCGCCCGATACCGCTCTCCCCGGCCACACTAACGGCTTCTCGAGGGCTCAGCAGTCCCCTCCTCCGAGCCAGCAGGGCTACTACAAGCTGGAGAGGACCGGACCGGTCACCGTGCTGTCCACTGCTACGGATGGGGATCTGGGCCGCTCTGCAGAATCCACTCCGGTCAAGAACGGCGTCAACGGCTTTCTGGAGTCTCCTATGAGTTTCATGGATACCCCGATCAAGAACTTGCTCAACACGCCTTCCAAAAAACTGGCTGATCTTCCATCCTGTCAGTGTGTGG ACCAGATCATTGAAAAGGAGGAAGGCCCTTACTATACCCATCTTGGAGCGGGACCCAATGTTCCTGCAGTGAGGGAAATGATGGAGAACAG ATATGGTGCCAAAGGAAATGCAGTGAGGGTGGAAGTTGTTATTTACActgggaaagaaggaaggagttCCCAGGGGTGTCCGATAGCTAAATGG GTGGTCCGGCGTGGCAGTgagcaggagaagctgctgtgTTTGGTCCGCCGCAGGCCCGGGCACCACTGCGACACGGCCGTGTTGGTGATCCTCATCCTGGCGTGGGAAGGAATCCCTCGACCGGTGGCGGACAACCTCTACCAGGAACTCACCCAGACCCTCTTCAAACGCGGCTCGCCCACGAGCCGTCGCTGCGCCCTCAATGAAGA TCGAACGTGTGCATGCCAGGGTTTGGACCAAGACACCTGCGGAGCTTCATTTTCCTTTGGGTGCTCCTGGAGCATGTACTTCAATGGCTGTAAGTTTGCCCGCAGCAAAGTGCCCCGCAAGTTCCGCCTTCATGGAGACTACCGCGAGGAG GAGGAGAAGATAGAGGGAAACCTTCAGAGTCTGGCCACTGACCTCGCACCACTGTACAAAAGACTGGCCCCCGAGGCCTTCCAAAATCAG GTGGAGAACGAGGCAGCAGGGGCCGACTGCCGGCTGGGTGTGAGGGAGGGACGTCCTTTTTCGGGTGTTACAGCCTGTGTGGATTTCTGTGCCCACGCTCACAAGGACACGCACAACATGAACAACGGCAGCACCGTG GTTTGCACTCTGACCAAGGAAGATAACCGCGCAGTGCGTAACATACCGGAAGATGAGCAGCTCCATGTTCTGCCACTTTACAAGATCGCGGACAGGGATGAGTTTGGTCAGGTTGAGGGCCAGTGGGCCAAGATACGAAGTGGTGCTCTTCAAGTCCTGTCGGCTTTTCCCCGAGAG GTGCGTCTACTGGCTGAGCCAGTGAAATCTGCCCGGAGGATAAGGCAAGAAGCTCGTCTGAAGGCTCAAGCAGATAAACTGGAGAAGAAGCTTGGGCTGACTCCTCTCACTCCGGggaaagtgaaaaaagaaaccCCTAAAAAAG AACCACAGGGCCTCTACGGCTCGTACAGACTACCACCCAGACCTGCCAGCACTGGACAGTACCCAGCGGAGGGGAATCCAACCAGCACTTACAACCAGAGCACCAGCAACTACCCCACTCTGGGTGCAGAGGTCACCCCACAGAAGAAGGTCACTACCCCAAATCACCACGGCCGGCCTGACTTCCAGTCGGGACAGAATGGCTCCGCTCTTAATTATAAGACAGTGAGTGGCGGCATGGATGGTTATTCTCCAACATCTGGTGACCAGAGGGCTCGCATACCTCCACACGATGCCCTTACTGACTACCCCCACACTTTTAAAACGGAGCCCCACGAGGTGCACTGCTCTCCTCTTCTCAGACCCTCCCCCGGCGGGAGcgctcctcccccccacacctccttctcccccaGACCGACCTCTGAGGGCCTCTTCAGTAGGCTTAACGGAATCCACAGGCCTACAGAGGGGGCCGCGCCAGAGGTCGGGGGTCGTGGCTTTCCTCCGCTCTCGTCGCTACACCTTCCCCCACACTCTCCCTCGCTTGAGCCGGAGGAAGTCAAGCAGGAAGAGGTTTGGTCAGACAGCGAGCACAACTTCCTGGACCGCAATATAGGCGGAGTCGCTGTGGCCCCGTCACACGGCTCCGTCCTGATAGAGTGTGCACGCAGGGAGCTGCACGCCACCACCCCCATCCTCAGGCCGAACCGCAGCCACCCCACGCGCATCTCCCTGGTCTTCTACCAGCACAAGTCCCTCAATGAACCAGGCCACGGGATGGCCATGTGGGATGCCAAAATGGCCAAGCGGGAGcgggagcgggaggaggaggccgagagATTGAGGATGGAGGAATGCATGGGCAAATGCGTGGGGAACACGGAGTTGCAGAGTGAAGCAGGGGAGGAGGCCGAGGGGACGAGGAGGGTCATGAATGTCCCCACGCGTCAAGCGCGGACTCTCCAGAGGGACGGTGTCGTCACCGTGTCCCCATATGCTCTTACCCAGGTGACGGGCCCCTACAATCGCTGGACTTAA
- the slc25a16 gene encoding graves disease carrier protein codes for MTSEAVVSTSAALRSSKPADRDYYFLRSFVAGGVAGCCAKTTIAPLDRIKILLQAHNPHYKHLGVFSTLKAVPKKEGFLGLYKGNGAMMVRIFPYGAIQFMAFDKYKKLLSKQVGISGHIHRLMAGSMAGMTAVICTYPLDVIRARLAFQVTGEHGYTGIANAFHTIYLKEGGVSGFYRGLIPTLIGMAPYAGFSFFTFGTLKSLGLKHFPEVVGRPSSDNPDVLVLKTHVNLLCGGVAGAIAQAISYPLDVARRRMQLGSVLPDSDKCVSMSKTLTYVYSNYGVKKGLYRGLSLNFIRCVPSQAVAFTTYEFMKQTLHLN; via the exons ATGACATCGGAGGCTGTGGTCTCCACATCTGCTGCCTTAAGGAGCAGCAAACCTGCAGACAGGGACTACTACTTCCTTCGCTCCTTTGTAGCCGGAG GTGTTGCAGGATGCTGTGCCAAGACTACTATTGCTCCTCTTGACAGAATCAAGATTCTTCTTCAAGCCCATAACCCCCATTACAAACACCTGG GTGTGTTTTCCACTCTAAAGGCTGTGCCAAAGAAAGAAGGCTTCCTCGGCTTGTACAAGGGTAATGGAGCAATGATGGTCCGGATATTTCCATACGGAGCCATCCAGTTCATGGCCTTtgacaaatataaaaag CTTCTAAGTAAACAGGTTGGGATCTCTGGACACATCCACCGCCTAATGGCTGGATCTATGGCAG ggatGACTGCAGTTATATGCACCTACCCTCTGGATGTGATCCGAGCTAGACTGGCCTTCCAGGTGACAGGAGAGCATGGCTACACTGGAATTGCCAATGCCTTCCATACCATCTATCTTAAG gAAGGGGGCGTCTCAGGCTTCTATAGGGGTCTTATACCAACCCTTATTGGGATGGCCCCTTATGCAG GTTTCTCATTCTTCACCTTTGGTACCCTGAAGAGCCTCGGCTTGAAACATTTCCCGGAGGTGGTGGGTCGACCCTCATCAGACAACCCGGACGTCCTGGTCCTGAAAACACACGTTAACCTGCTCTGCGGAGGGGTCGCCGGTGCCATTGCTCAGGCAATATC GTACCCGTTGGATGTGGCTCGGAGAAGAATGCAGTTAGGATCTGTGCTTCCTGACTCTGATAAATGTGT ATCAATGAGCAAGACCCTGACGTACGTTTATAGCAATTACGGGGTCAAGAAGGGATTGTACCGAGGACTTTCTCTCAACTTCATCCGCTGCGTCCCCTCCCAGGCCGTCGCCTTCACCACCTACGAGTTCATGAAGCAGACCCTCCACCTAAACTAG